The genomic DNA GTTCGGTGGGCCAGATGTTCTCCGAAGTCGAGCCCGAGGATCTGGTCAAGTTCGGCCTGATTCCCGAACTGGTCGGCCGCCTGCCGGTGGTCGCCACGCTGGCCGAGCTGGACGAGGACGCGCTGGTCAGCATCCTCACCGAGCCCAAGAACGCCCTGCTCAAGCAGTTCCAGAAGCTCTTCGCCATGGAAGGCGCCGAGCTTGACGTGCGGCCCGCCGCCCTGCGCGCCATCGCCCGCAAGGCGCTCAAGCGCAAGACCGGCGCCCGCGGCCTGCGCTCCATCCTGGAATCCTCGCTGCTGGACACCATGTACGAGCTGCCCTCGCAGGGCAACATCTCGCGCGTGGTCGTGGACGAAACCGCCATCGAAGGCAGCGGCAAGCCGCTGCTGATCTATGCGGACGAAGCCAAGGAAGCCCCCGCCAAGCCCGACCGCGGCGCAATCCGCGACGCCGCGGCCTGATCTGCCGGTGGTTTCCACCCGGGTAATCCACCGATTGCCCGCGGCGGCTTCCCCTGGACTTGACGCCAGCAAGACACGAGCAACCCTGCGCCACGCAGGGTTGCTCGTTTTTTGCGGCCCTCGTCCAAGGACAATGGCCAGACGGACTGCCGAGGAAAGCCTCTCCCGAGGGGCGCGGGCGCTTTTCGAGGCACCGCGCGTCGAAGGGATCCCGATCCACTATTGATTTTTCGGCTATTGTCTTCATATCGGACCTATGAGCGGCTCGCGGCCCTTGAACTGTCAAAGATCTTTCAGCCGTCCGCAGCCGAAACGCCGTAACTCTTGAAGGAAGCCCATATGTCTGCCAGCCAGACCTTGCCCTCCGAACCGATCGAGCTTCCGCTGCTGCCGCTGCGCGACGTCGTCGTGTTCCCGCACATGGTCATTCCTTTGTTCGTTGGCCGTCCCAGGTCCATCCGCGCCCTTGAAGCCGCCATGGAGGCGGGCAAGAGCATCATGCTGGTGGCCCAGAAGTCGGCTGGCAAGGATGACCCGACGCCTGAAGACGTCTATGAAATCGGCTGCGTGGCCGGCATCCTGCAGATGCTGAAGCTGCCCGACGGCACCGTGAAGGTGCTGGTCGAGGGTTCGCAACGCGCCCGCATCACCCGCATCGACGACGCCGAGTCGCACTTCACCAGCGAAGTCGTGCCCATCGCGCCCGAAGCCCAGCTCGGCGCCGAGACCGAGGCCCTGCGCCGCGCCATCGTCGCCCAGTTCGAGCAATACGTGAAGCTCAACAAGAAGATCCCGCCCGAGATCCTGACCTCGCTGGCCGGCATCGACGAGGCTGGCCGCCTGGCTGACACCATCGCCGCGCACCTGCCGCTCAAGCTCGAGGAAAAGCAGAAGATGCTCGAGGTGTTCGGCACGTCCGACCGCCTGGAAGCGCTCCTCACGCAGCTGGAAACCGAGATCGACATTCTCCAGGTGGAGAAGCGCATCCGCGGCCGCGTGAAGAAGCAGATGGAGAAGAGCCAGCGCGACTACTACCTGAACGAGCAGGTCAAGGCCATCCAGAAGGAACTGGGCGAAGGCGAGGAAGGCGCCGACATCGAGGAACTGGAAAAGAAGATCCTGGCCGCGCACCTGCCCAAGGAGGCCAAGAAGAAGGCCGATGGCGAGCTCAAGAAGCTGAAGCTCATGTCGCCCATGTCGGCTGAAGCCACCGTCGTGCGCAACTACATCGACACGCTCATCAATCTTCCCTGGAAGAAGAAGAGCAAGGTCAACAACTCGCTCTCCAACGCCGAGAAGGTGCTGGACGACGACCACTACGGCCTCGAGAAGGTCAAGGAACGCATCCTCGAGTATCTCGCGGTGCAGCAGCGCGTGGACAAGGTCAAGGCGCCCATCCTGTGCCTGGTCGGCCCGCCCGGCGTGGGCAAGACCTCGCTCGGCCAGTCCATCGCCAAGGCCACGAACCGCAAGTTCGTGCGCATGGCCCTGGGCGGCGTGCGCGACGAAGCCGAGATCCGTGGCCATCGCCGCACCTACATCGGTTCGATGCCCGGCAAGATCCTGCAGAACATGTCCAAGGTGGCCGTGCGCAACCCGCTGTTCCTGCTCGATGAGATCGACAAGCTGGGCATGGACTTCCGCGGCGATCCCGCGTCGGCGCTGCTCGAGGTGCTGGATCCGGAACAGAACCACACCTTCCAGGACCACTACATCGAGGTCGACTTCGACCTGTCGGATGTGATGTTCGTGGCAACGAGCAACACGCTGAACATTCCGCCGGCGCTGCTGGACCGCATGGAAGTCATCCGTCTGTCGGGTTACACCGAGGACGAGAAGGTGCACATCGCCCGCGAGCATCTGCTGCCCAAGCTGATGAAGAACAACGGCGTGAAGCCCGAGGAACTGGCTGTCGACGAATCGGCCATCCGCGACATCGTGCGTTACTACACCCGGGAAGCCGGCGTGCGCGCGCTCGAGCGAGAAATCGGCAAGGTCTGCCGCAAGGTGGTCAAGCAGCTGCTCACGCAGTCGCAGGCCGACGGCGCGAAGGCCTCCGAGCCCGTCGTGCAGGTCAAGGTCAACGCCGACAACCTGAACGACTACCTGGGCGTGCGCCGCTATTCCTTCGGCATGGCCGAAAAGGAAAACCAGGTCGGCCAGGTCACCGGTCTGGCATGGACGGAAGTGGGCGGCGATCTGCTGACCATCGAAGTCGCCGACATGCCCGGCAAGGGCGTCATCCAGCGCACGGGTTCGCTGGGCGACGTCATGAAGGAGTCGGTCGAGGCTGCGCGCAGCGTCGTGCGGGCCCGCGCCCGCCGCCTGGGTTTTGCCGACAGCGTGTTCGAGAAGCACGACATGCACGTGCACGTGCCGGAAGGCGCCACGCCCAAGGACGGTCCGTCCGCGGGTATCGCCATCACGACGGCCATCGTCTCGGCGCTGTCCAGGATCCCCGTGCGCGCCGACGTCGCCATGACCGGCGAAATCACGCTCCGTGGCGAGGTGCTGGCCATCGGCGGCCTGAAGGAAAAGCTGCTGGCAGCCCACCGTGGCGGCATCAAGACGGTGCTGATCCCCGAGGAAAACGTGAAGGACTTGGCCGAGATCCCGGACAACGTCAAGAACCACCTCGAGATCGTGCCGGTGCGCTGGATCGACAAGGTGCTGGAAAAGGCGCTGGAACGCCTGCCCACGCCGCTGCCCGAGGAAGAGCCCGCCAAGGCCGAGTCGGTGGTGGCTGCCGGCAAGCCGGCCGACGCCGACCCCGTCATCAAGCACTGATCCCGGCCTGGGCGTCGGCCCAAGGCTGGCGATTCGATCCCTGCCTTCTTCTTGCGAGGAAGGCGGGGATTTTCATTTGAGAGCAGGCGAGGAGCCGGGATGGTGCAGGAGGACGAACGCCACGGCGTGCGTATCGACAAGTGGTTATGGGCGGCGCGTTTCTACAAGACCCGGTCGCTGGCCAGCGCCGCGGTCGAAGCGGGCAGGGTGCTGGTCAATGGCGCAAGGGCCAAGCCTGCGCGCATCGTTCGGCGGGATGACCGCATCGACATCACCGGGCAGGCCCAGCAGCAGTGGGTGGTGATCGTGCGGGGATTGGCGGAAAAGCGCGGCTCGGCCACGCTGGCGCGCCTGCTGTACGACGAAACGACCGAGAGCATTGCCGCAAGGCTGTTGCGGGAAGAGGCGCGCCGCTGGCAGCCGGAGCCTGAGGAAGACCGCCACGGCCGTCCCACCAAGCGGGAACGGCGTGACCTGGACCGTTATCGTCACCGCGACTAGGCTGCCGTGGCGGCGTGCGCGGCGTGTGTTGCCTAGTGCAGCGGTTGCGTGCGGATCAGGCCGACCGCAATGCCTTCGAGCACGAAATCCTGCCCGGGCTGGATCTCGATGGGGGCGAAGTCGGGATTTTCCGGCAGCAGCGCAATCCGCGAGCCGCTGCGCTGCAGGCGCTTGACGGTGACGTCGTCATCGAGACGCGCCACCACGATCTGGCCATTGCGCGCTTCCGGGGTGCGCTTCACCGCCAGCAGGTCGCCATCCAGAATGCCGGCGTCCCGCATGCTGAGCCCGCGCACCTTGAGGAGGTAGTCCGGCGTCTGCGTGAAGAGTCCGGGATCCACGCCCACCTCGCGTTCGACGTGCTCGGTGGCGAGGATGGGACTGCCTGCCGCGACGCGCCCAACCAGCGGCAGCAGCATCTGTGCCAGGGCCGGGTGGGGCAGCAGGGCCTGCACCGGCTCGGGCGCCTGGTTGAGCAGCCGGATGCCGCGCGAGGCGCCGGCGGTCAGCTCGATGGCCCCCTTGCGCGCCAAGGCCTTCAGATGGTCTTCCGCGGCATTCGGCGACCGAAAGCCCAGCGCCTGGGCAATCTCGGCGCGCGTGGGCGGGAAGCCCGTCTGCGCGAGCGTGCGGCGGATGAGATCCAGGATTTCCTGCTGACGGGCGGTGAGCTTGGCGGCCATGTTTCTCGTACTGTATATGTATACAGGCTCGATTGTGGGGCATGCGCAGGGGGATTGCAAGCGATGGCCGCCGGGAGCGGCTGGCGCCAAGCCCGTCGCGCCCTCACAGGGCGCTGTCGGAGGCTGCCTGGCCGGGCATGGGGATGCCTGCCGGCCGCAGCGCGTAAGGGCCGTTGGCCAGCTGTTCGCGCAGAAAGCGCACGCACACGCCGATCTTGGCCGACTCCGACAGCCTGCCCGGCGTGACTGCCCAGATATCGGCAGGCCAGCGATACGCGGGAAGCACGGGAACCAGTTCTCCCTTCTGCACGCTCAGCGCGCAATCCCAATCCGCCAGCCGCACGATGCCGTGGCCATCCAGCGCCCATTGGCGAATGATGTCGTTGTTGTTCGAGGAAAGCGTGCCCGTCACCTTCACCGTCTCCAGGCCCTTGGGGCCGACCAGCCGCCAATTCCCGAAGGGCTGGTCACGCTCGCGGAAGACCAGGCAGCTATGGCGGCACAGTTCGTCCAATTGTTGCGGCATGCCGCGCGCTTCCAGGTAGGACGGCGCGGCGCACAGCAGGCGGTGGCTATGCGCGATACGGTGGGCAATCAGATGCGGCTCGGGCACGCCGCCGATACGAATGTCCAGGTCCAGCCCCTCTTCCAGCAGATCCACCGGCCGGTCCAGCACCGTCAGCGATACCTCCAGTTTGGGATAGCGCTTCGCCAGCAGCGAAATGGCGGGGGCGACGTGATTGCGTCCCAGCCGGAAGCTGGAGCTGACGCGCAAGCGGCCCCGGGGCTCCGACACTTCGTCCGCCAGCGCGTCGCGTAACTGGCGCACATTTCCCAGGATTTCCCGGGCCCATTCGTAGGTCTGCTCGCCCTGCGCGGTGGCGCTCAGGCGCCGCGAGGTGCGATGCAGCAGCCGCACGCCCAGATCCTGTTCCAGGATGCCGATGCGTTTGCTGACGTAGGAGGGCGACATGCCCCATTCGTCGGCCGTGCGGGCGAAGCTGCCCAGGCGGATGACTTCGGTGAACAGGTGCAGGTCGACGAGCGAGGGCTGGTGATCGGCCACGAATCGTGTATTGAGAAGTTCCGGATTCGGGGATTCTAAAAGGTTTCGTGGCCGATACGATATGCGGACATGCCTTGGTCACCTTTTCGAGCAAGGCCATAACAATATCGGGAGAGACACCATGACATCGTCCACCACCACCGTCCAGCGCCTGCTCCTGGCCGCGCTGGCCGCATGCGGCATCGGCACCGCTGCCGCGCAGGAAACCTATCCCGCCAAGGCCATTACCTGGCTCGTGCCCTTTGCGGCAGGCGGCCCCACCGACGCAGTCTCCAGGAACGTCGCGCAACGGGTTTCCGCCGCGCTGGGGCAATCGATCGTGGTGGAGAACCTGGGCGGCGCCGGCGGCACGATCGGCGCGGCAAAGGTCGCGCGCGCCAGGGCTGACGGTTACTCCCTGTTCGTGGGCCATATCGGGACCATGGCGGCCGCGCCGTCTCTCTTCAAGTCGCTGCGCTACGACCCCAACCAGGATTTCGTTCCCGTGTTCCGTTTCCCCGACACGCCCATGGCCTTGCTCGTGGGCGCCAATTCGCCTTACCGCACGGCCACCGACCTGTTCGAGGCGGCCCGCAAGGATCCGGGCAAGCTCACCTTCGGCACGGCGGGCGTGGGCTCGTCTTCCCACCTGGCTGCCGAACATCTCGCGTCGGTGGTCAAGGTGCAATACACCTTCGTGCCCTACAAGGGCACGGGCCCGGCCATGGCCGACCTCATGGGCGGCCAGATCGACGCCATGCTGGACCAGACCAATGTCTCGCTGCCGCAGACCCAGGGCGGGCGCCTGCGCGCGCTGGCCCTGACCTCGCAGGCACGGATGGCGCTGTTTCCCGGCGTCCCGACGCTGGCGGAAAAGGAAGTGCCCGGTTTTCTCGCCTCGACCTGGTACGGGCTATATGCGCCTGCCGACACGCCGGCGCACGTGATCGACGTCCTGCAAAAGGCCTACGCCGAAGCCCTGGCCGACAAGGAATACGTGCAATCGCTGGAGAAGCAGGGCATTGAAGTACTGCCCGCCGAGTCGGTCAGTGCCGACGCGCTGGGGCGCTTCATGCGCAGCGAGCAGGAAAAGTGGCAGCGCGTCGTGCGCGAAGCCGGTATCGACCCGCAGTGATACCGCGCCCATCTCTCATCGGAAACAAGGAGACACAGTGAAGATCGAACACGTCGAGGCCATTGCGCTGGACATGCAGCTCCAGGAGGTATTCAAGGGCGGCACCTATCAGGTTGCCACCCGCCCCACCATCATCACCCGCGTCCATCTGGAAAACGGCTTGGTGGGGGAAACCTACGGCGGCGATGAATTCCACACCCAGGCGCAGATCGTCCAGGTCATTCGCGATCATCTGGGGCCGCTGCTCCAGGGACAGGACGTGCGCGACTTCCAGCGCCTGTGGGAGGCGATGTTTAACATCGACCTGGACCTGGGCAATCGTGGCCTGCATCAGTTGGACATGCACCCGCGTGGCATCCTGCTGCAGGCCATCAGCTGCCTGGATAACGCGATGTGGGATGCGCGCGGCAAGCTGTACGACGTGCCGGTCTACAAGCTGCTGGGGGGTGTGCGCGACCGGGTGCCAGTCATCTCCATCGGTGGCTACTACCCCAAGGACGGCAGCGATCCGGCGGTGGCCATCGCGAAGGAAGTCGAAAGCGTGCGCCAGGCCGGCTGCATCGGCATCAAGATGAAGGTCGGGCGTGCCACCCTGGAGGAGGATTTCGAGCGGGTGCGGGCGGCTCGCAAGGCGGGGGGCAAGGATTTCGTCATCACCGTGGATGCCAACCAGGGTTGGCATCCGCTGGACGCGGTGAAGTTCTGCGTGGCCATGGAAAAGGCTGATCTGGGCGTACGGTGGATGGAGGAGCCGGTCAAATGGTATGACCAGACCGACGGGCTGATGCTGCTGGCGACCAAGACGTCCATACCGATCAACGTGGGTCAGGGGGAAATCACCGGGCGGGCCTGCCGGGATCTCATTACCAAGGGAGGTGTCTCCATCCTGAACCTGGACGTGACGCTGTGCGGCGGCATCACCGAGTGGCAGCGCGTGGCCGACATGGCGCGGTTCATGAATGTGGAGATGGCGCACCATGAAGAGCCCCAGGTCGCCATCCACCTGATGGCAGCCAACCCGCACGCACTGTTCGTGGAGATTTTCGCGAATCGCCAGCGCGACCCCTTGTTGTGGGAGCTGCCCGAGGGTTTTCCGGACATCCGCGATGGCTACATGGCCGTGCCGCAAGCCCCGGGCCTGGGGATCCGCCTGCGGCCCGAGGTGATCGAACGCTATCGCGTCGACGTCTGAGCCGGGGCGGGCGCCCTCGTGCCGACGGCGGCGCCCCGCCCAAAAAGCAAAAAGGCCCCTCGGGGCCTTTTTGCCTGTCCTGCCGGAGACGGCGGGATTACTTCAATGCCTTGGCAATCGCGGCCGCCACGACGTCGATATTGCGGCTGTTCAACGCAGCGACGCAGATACGGCCCGTCGACAGCGCATAAATCCCCGATTCTTCACGCAGCGTCTCGACCTGCGCCGCCGACAGCCCCGAGTACGAGAACATGCCGCGTTGCTTCACGACGAAGCTCAGGTCTTGCGTGGCGCCATGTGCCTTCACCTTGTTCACCAGTTCCTGGCGCATCAGGCGGATGCGGTCGCGCATGCCGGCCAGTTCCTCGTCCCACAGCTTGAACAGCTCGGGCGAGTTCAGCACGGCGGCCACGACGCTGGCGCCGTGAGTGGGTGGGTTGGAATAGTTCGTGCGGATGGTGCGCTTGACCTGGCTCAGCACGCGGCCGGTTTCTTCCTTGTTGCCGGCCACGACGGTCAGGGCGCCCACGCGCTCGCCGTACAGCGAGAACGACTTCGAGAACGACGAGCTGATCAGCATGGTCAGGCCGGCGTCGGCGAAGCGGCGCACCACCTGGGCGTCCTGCTCCAGGCCGTCGCCGAAGCCTTGATAGGCGATGTCCATGAAGGGCACCAGCTTGCGCGCCTTCACGATTTCCAGGATTTCAGCCCACTGCTCGGCGGTGGGGTCCACGCCGGTCGGGTTGTGGCAGCACGCGTGCAGCACGACGATGCTGCCTTCGGGCAGCGCGCGCAGGCTGTCGGTCATGCCGGCGAAGTTCAGGCCACGGGTGGCCGCGTCGTAATAGGCGTAGGTGACGACGTCGAAACCGGCGCGTTCGAACAGCGCGCGGTGGTTTTCCCAACTGGGGTCGCTGATGGCGACCTTGGCGTCGGGCAGGAACGCGCGCAGGAAGTCGGCGCCGACCTTCAGGGCGCCGGTGCCGCCCAGGGTCTGCACGGTCAGCACGCGGCCTTCGGCGACCAGCGGCGAGCCTTCGCCCAGCAGCAGCTTCTGTGCGCCCTGGTTGTAGTTGGCGATGCCGTCGATGGGCAGGTAGCCGCGGGCCGCGGCGGCTTCCAGGCGGGCCTGTTCGGCGCGGCGCACGCTTTGCAGCAGCGGGATGCGGCCTTCGTCGTCGTAATAGACGCCCACGCCCAGGTTCACCTTGCCGGGGCGGGTGTCGGCGTTGTACTGCTCGGTCAGGCCGAGGATCGGGTCGCGCGGGGCGAGTTCGACGGAAGCAAAGGGAGAGATCATGAGGGCGGAATGGGCGCTAGGGCCGCAAAGGAGGGGAGGTTAGGAAAGCGTGACGGATGGAGGACAAAGCTGTCGTTCAATCTCGGTTGCCCGTCGGCGTGGGCCGGCGCGGCGGGGTGTCTCTAGGGGCTGGATCGGGCCGGGCGTCGGCGCGGGCCCGGGGCGGCGGCAGGAATGCGCCGGAAGGGCAGGGTGGACGCTGGCAGGATCGGGGGGGATAATGTTCTGTTTACCCCACACCAGTCTAGCATGAGCGATAGCGGTTTCGTCGACTACCCGGACAGTCCTTTCCACCTCTACCAGCCTTATCCGCCGGCGGGCGACCAGCCCCGCGCGATCGGCCAGCTGGTGGAGGGCGCGCGCGACGGGCTGATGTTCCAGACCCTGCTGGGCGTGACGGGCTCGGGCAAGACCTACACGATGGCAAACACCATCGCGCAGCTGGGCCGCCCGGCCCTGGTGCTGGCGCCCAACAAGACGCTGGCCGCGCAGCTCTATGCGGAAATGCGGGAGTTCTTTCCGCGCAATGCGGTCGAGTACTTCGTCTCGTACTACGACTACTACCAGCCCGAAGCCTACGTCCCGACCCGCGACCTCTTCATCGAGAAGGACTCGTCCATCAACGAGCACATCGAGCAGATGCGCCTGTCGGCGACCAAGAGCCTGCTCGAGCGCCGCGACACGGTGATCGTGGGGACGGTCTCGTGCATCTACGGTATCGGCAACCCTGGCGACTACCACGCCATGGTGCTGATCCTGCGCGCTGGCGACCGGATCGGCCGCCGCGAGATCCTGGCGCGCCTGGTGGCCATGCAATACACCCGCAACGACGCCGACTTCACGCGCGGCACCTTCCGGGTGCGCGGCGAAACCGTCGACATCTTCCCGGCGGAAAGCCCCGAGCTGGCGCTGCGCCTGACCCTGTTCGACGACGAGGTCGAGTCGCTGGAGCTGTTCGATCCGCTGACCGGCCGCGTGCGCCAGAAGGTGCCGCGCTACACCGTCTATCCCGGTTCGCATTACGTGACGCCGCGCGACACCGTGCTGCGCGCCATCGAGACCATCAAGGCCGAATTGCGCGAGCGGCTGGATTTCTACGTCAAGGACGGCAAGCTGGTGGAAGCGCAGCGGCTCGAGCAGCGCACCCGCTTCGACCTCGAAATGCTGCAGGAGCTGGGCTTCTGCAAGGGCATCGAGAACTACTCGCGCCACCTCTCGGGCGCCGCGGCCGGCGAGCCGCCGCCCACGCTCATCGACTACCTGCCGACCGATGCGCTCATGTTCATCGACGAGAGCCACGTCACCATCGGCCAGCTGGGCGGCATGTACCGCGGCGACCGGGCGCGCAAGGAAACCCTGGTGCAGTACGGGTTCCGGCTGCCCTCGGCGCTGGACAACCGGCCGCTCAAGCTGGAAGAGTTCGAGGCGCGCATGCGCCAGTGCATCTTCGTCTCGGCGACGCCGTCGGCCTACGAGAACGAGCACACCGACAACGTGGTCGAGCAGTTGGTGCGGCCCACCGGCCTGGTCGACCCCATGGTCGAGGTCCGCTCGGCGCGGACCCAGGTCGACGACCTGCTGGGCGAAATCCGCCTGCGCGTGGGCGCCGGCGAGCGGGTGCTGGTGACCACGCTGACCAAGCGCATGGCCGAGGACCTGACCGACTTCCTGTCCGAGCACGGCGTGAAGGTCCGCTACCTGCATTCCGACATCGATACGGTGGAGCGGGTGGAGATCCTGCGCGACTTGCGCCTGGGCACCTTCGACGTGCTGGTGGGCATCAACCTGCTGCGCGAGGGCCTGGATATCCCCGAGGTCTCCCTGGTGGCCATCCTGGATGCCGACAAGGAAGGCTTCCTGCGCTCCGAGCGCAGCCTGATCCAGACGATCGGCCGGGCGGCGCGGAACCTAAATGGCCACGCCATACTCTATGCAGACAGGATCACCGATTCCATGCGGCGCGCCATGGACGAGACCTCGCGCCGGCGGGAGCGCCAGCAGGCATTCAATGCCGAGCATGGCATCGTGGCCCGTGGCGTGAACAAGGCCGTGCGCGAACTCATCGACGGCGTCGTGGGGGCCGAATCCCTCAAGCCCAAGGCGGACGACGTGCCCTTGGCCCTGCTGGGCGACGAGAAGGCCCTGGCGCGAGAAATCCGCCGCCTGGAAAAGCAGATGCTGGATCATGCCCGCAACCTGGAGTTCGAGCAGGCCGCCGCCACCCGCGACACGCTGCAGAAGCTGAAGGACCAGGCCTTGCTGGGGCAGGGATCCATGTAATGGAAACGTCCGATATGCATGAATGTGGTGCATATCAGACGTTGATGGCAGGCCCCGGTGCATGGCCTTTTTTGCACTGCGCACAGCTGTGGACAACTGGGCCCCGAAGTGGGGATTCCTGCCTCGTCAGGGACGTGAAAGGTGCTTGCTAAGCGGTTGTTTTAAAAGAAACTATTCTTGTTTCATGTTTTTTGCACCGCCCTTGCGCACGTGCAAAAAAAACTTGCCTTGTTGCGGGTTTTCCCGCACACTTATGGACATGATGACCAAGGTTCTTTTCGTTTGCATGGGTAATATCTGTCGCTCGCCCAGCGCAGAAGGCGTGTTTCGCCATTTGGTCGCCGACGCCGGTTTGTCCGACGTGGTCGGCGTCGATTCGGCTGGCACCCATGGTTTCCACGTGGGCGAGGCGCCGGACGCGCGCGCTCAGGCCGCAGCGCGCAAGCGCGGCTACGACATGGCCCATCGCGAAGCGCGCCAGGTCACGGCGGAAGACTTCCGTGATTTCGACCTGATCCTGGCCATGGACTGGGAAAACCTGTCCGCCATGCAGCAGCAATGCCCCAAGCAGTATCAGCACAAGCTGATGCTCCTGATGCGTTTCGCCAACGAATTCGAAGAGGCCACTGTGCCCGATCCGTACTACGGCGGCCCGGAAGGCTTCGGCAAGGTCCTGGATTACATCGAGGACGCCTGTCAGGGCGTGCTGGAGCTGGTGCGCAAGCGTGCCACCCAGTATCAGGCTGCCTGATTCCCACCAGACCGGGAATTCCCAGAAAAAACGCGCTTCGGCGCGTTTTTTTACGTGAGGTACCCAAGCAAAATAGTCGGGAATTTGGTATGCTTGAGTTAATTGCTCAGGTATTGGTGAAGGGCGCGGGGACTCCCCCTTGCCATTCCCGGCCTAAAGGAAAGACATCATGCGGCTGACCACGAAAGGGCGCTTCGCCGTGACGGCGATGATCGACTTGGCCTTGCGCCAGCACAGTGGCCCCGTGACGCTGGCGGCGATCAGCCAGCGCCAGAACATCTCGCTGTCCTATCTGGAACAGCTTTTCGGCAAGTTGCGCCGGCACGAGCTCGTCGAGAGCGTGCGCGGCCCGGGTGGCGGCTATTCGCTGGCCCGCCTGGCGCGCAACGTGACCGTCGCCGACATCATCTTCGCGGTGGACGAACCGCTGGACGCCACGAGTTGTGGCGGCAAGCGGGACTGTACGAGTGGCAATGACGGCAAGTCCGGCAAGTGCATGACGCATGAGCTGTGGGCCACCCTCAACCGCAAGATGGTCGATTACCTGGACTCCGTGTCGCTGCAGGACCTCGTGGATCAGCAGCGCGTGCGCCAGCTTCAGGAAGCCAACCAGGAAAAAGCGTGTTCCGCCGTGCGCGTGGACCGTCTGGGTGGCGCCTCGCCTGTTGGCACCGCAACCGCCAATACGGCCGAACGCCCCCGCCCCGCGCGCGCCGCGGCTTGAATTCAGGAGCCTTTCCCATGACCACCCGTCCCATCTATTTCGATTACTCGGCTACCACGCCCGTCGACCCCCGCGTGGTCGACAAGATGGTGCCCTGGCTTTACGAGAACTACGGCAATCCGGCCTCCCGCAGCCATGCAATGGGCTGGGCCGCCGAAGAGGCCGTCGAGCAGGCGCGCGCCGATGTCGCCGCCCTGGTGAATGCCGATCCGCGCGAAATCATCTGGACCTCCGGCGCCACCGAGTCGAACAACCTGGCCCTGAAAGGCGCCGCGCACTTCTATGCCGAGCGCGGCAAGCACCTCATCACGGTCAAGACCGAGCACAAGGCCGTGCTGGACACCTGTCGAGAACTGGAGCGCCAGGGTTTCGAAGTGACCTACCTGGACGTGCAGGAAGACGGCCTGATCGACCTGGCCGCGCTGGAAGCCGCCCTGCGTCCCGACACCAGCGTGGTGTCGGTCATGATGGTCAACAACGAAATCGGCGTCATCCAGGACATCGAGGCCATTGGCGAACTGCTGCGCGCGCGCGGCATCATCTTCCACGTCGATGCCGCCCAGGCCACCGGCAAGGTCGTGATCGACCTGCAGAAGCTGAAGGTCGACCTGATGTCGTTCTCGGCCCACAAGACGTATGGCCCCAAGGGCATCGGCGCCCTGTACGTGCGCCGCAAGCCGCGTGTGCGTATCGAGGCGCAGATCCATGGGGGCGGCCATGAGCGCGGTTTCCGTTCGGGCACGCTGGCCACGCACCAGATCGTCGGCATGGGCGAAGCCTTCCGCCTGGCGCGTGAAGAAATGGCCGTGGAAAACGACCGCGTGCGCATGCTGCGCGACCGTCTGTGGCAAGGCCTGTCGGACGTGGAAGAGGTGTACCTGAACGGTCACATCGAGCGCCGCGTGCCGCACAACCTGAACGTCAGCTTCAACTACGTCGAAGGCGAGTCGCTGATCATGGCGATCAAGGAACTGGCCGTGTCCAGTGGGTCGGCCTGCACCTCGGCCAGCCTGGAGCCTTCCTACGTGCTGCGCGC from Orrella dioscoreae includes the following:
- a CDS encoding RNA-binding S4 domain-containing protein, which gives rise to MVQEDERHGVRIDKWLWAARFYKTRSLASAAVEAGRVLVNGARAKPARIVRRDDRIDITGQAQQQWVVIVRGLAEKRGSATLARLLYDETTESIAARLLREEARRWQPEPEEDRHGRPTKRERRDLDRYRHRD
- a CDS encoding LysR substrate-binding domain-containing protein, which codes for MADHQPSLVDLHLFTEVIRLGSFARTADEWGMSPSYVSKRIGILEQDLGVRLLHRTSRRLSATAQGEQTYEWAREILGNVRQLRDALADEVSEPRGRLRVSSSFRLGRNHVAPAISLLAKRYPKLEVSLTVLDRPVDLLEEGLDLDIRIGGVPEPHLIAHRIAHSHRLLCAAPSYLEARGMPQQLDELCRHSCLVFRERDQPFGNWRLVGPKGLETVKVTGTLSSNNNDIIRQWALDGHGIVRLADWDCALSVQKGELVPVLPAYRWPADIWAVTPGRLSESAKIGVCVRFLREQLANGPYALRPAGIPMPGQAASDSAL
- the lon gene encoding endopeptidase La, with amino-acid sequence MSASQTLPSEPIELPLLPLRDVVVFPHMVIPLFVGRPRSIRALEAAMEAGKSIMLVAQKSAGKDDPTPEDVYEIGCVAGILQMLKLPDGTVKVLVEGSQRARITRIDDAESHFTSEVVPIAPEAQLGAETEALRRAIVAQFEQYVKLNKKIPPEILTSLAGIDEAGRLADTIAAHLPLKLEEKQKMLEVFGTSDRLEALLTQLETEIDILQVEKRIRGRVKKQMEKSQRDYYLNEQVKAIQKELGEGEEGADIEELEKKILAAHLPKEAKKKADGELKKLKLMSPMSAEATVVRNYIDTLINLPWKKKSKVNNSLSNAEKVLDDDHYGLEKVKERILEYLAVQQRVDKVKAPILCLVGPPGVGKTSLGQSIAKATNRKFVRMALGGVRDEAEIRGHRRTYIGSMPGKILQNMSKVAVRNPLFLLDEIDKLGMDFRGDPASALLEVLDPEQNHTFQDHYIEVDFDLSDVMFVATSNTLNIPPALLDRMEVIRLSGYTEDEKVHIAREHLLPKLMKNNGVKPEELAVDESAIRDIVRYYTREAGVRALEREIGKVCRKVVKQLLTQSQADGAKASEPVVQVKVNADNLNDYLGVRRYSFGMAEKENQVGQVTGLAWTEVGGDLLTIEVADMPGKGVIQRTGSLGDVMKESVEAARSVVRARARRLGFADSVFEKHDMHVHVPEGATPKDGPSAGIAITTAIVSALSRIPVRADVAMTGEITLRGEVLAIGGLKEKLLAAHRGGIKTVLIPEENVKDLAEIPDNVKNHLEIVPVRWIDKVLEKALERLPTPLPEEEPAKAESVVAAGKPADADPVIKH
- a CDS encoding Bug family tripartite tricarboxylate transporter substrate binding protein; this encodes MTSSTTTVQRLLLAALAACGIGTAAAQETYPAKAITWLVPFAAGGPTDAVSRNVAQRVSAALGQSIVVENLGGAGGTIGAAKVARARADGYSLFVGHIGTMAAAPSLFKSLRYDPNQDFVPVFRFPDTPMALLVGANSPYRTATDLFEAARKDPGKLTFGTAGVGSSSHLAAEHLASVVKVQYTFVPYKGTGPAMADLMGGQIDAMLDQTNVSLPQTQGGRLRALALTSQARMALFPGVPTLAEKEVPGFLASTWYGLYAPADTPAHVIDVLQKAYAEALADKEYVQSLEKQGIEVLPAESVSADALGRFMRSEQEKWQRVVREAGIDPQ
- the lexA gene encoding transcriptional repressor LexA, which translates into the protein MAAKLTARQQEILDLIRRTLAQTGFPPTRAEIAQALGFRSPNAAEDHLKALARKGAIELTAGASRGIRLLNQAPEPVQALLPHPALAQMLLPLVGRVAAGSPILATEHVEREVGVDPGLFTQTPDYLLKVRGLSMRDAGILDGDLLAVKRTPEARNGQIVVARLDDDVTVKRLQRSGSRIALLPENPDFAPIEIQPGQDFVLEGIAVGLIRTQPLH